A window from Shewanella livingstonensis encodes these proteins:
- the cmoB gene encoding tRNA 5-methoxyuridine(34)/uridine 5-oxyacetic acid(34) synthase CmoB, translated as MINFSSFYKDIADSNLQHWLETLPAILGKWQRDHKHGNLPKWEKVLNKLHYPQPDKVDFSSSVTIGTGEQLSPGQVEKLTNLLAVFQPWRKGPFCVHGIQIDTEWRSDWKWDRVKNYISPLKNRTVLDVGCGSGYHMWRMLGDGAARVVGIDPSPLFLCQFEAIKRVAGNQHPVHLLPLGIEELPALDAFDTVFSMGVLYHRRSPIDHLLQLRDQLRVGGELVLETLVIDGDENAVLVPEDRYGKMNNVWFLPSVAALMLWLKKCEFTDIRCVDIDITSLAEQRSTHWMKNESLVDYLDPNDVSLTIEGYPAPKRAIIIATKNQPNLDLV; from the coding sequence ATGATCAATTTCAGTTCTTTTTATAAAGATATTGCTGATTCTAACTTACAACATTGGTTAGAAACATTACCAGCTATTTTAGGTAAATGGCAACGAGATCATAAGCATGGTAATTTGCCTAAATGGGAAAAAGTGCTCAATAAATTACATTATCCACAACCTGACAAAGTAGATTTTAGCAGCAGTGTAACGATTGGAACCGGAGAACAACTCAGCCCCGGTCAAGTTGAAAAACTCACCAACCTATTGGCTGTCTTTCAACCGTGGCGTAAAGGTCCATTTTGTGTTCATGGTATTCAAATTGATACCGAATGGCGCAGTGATTGGAAATGGGATCGAGTTAAAAATTACATTTCACCTTTAAAAAATCGTACTGTGTTAGATGTCGGTTGCGGCAGTGGCTACCACATGTGGCGGATGTTGGGTGATGGTGCAGCACGAGTGGTCGGGATTGACCCGTCACCATTATTCTTATGTCAGTTTGAAGCGATTAAACGGGTTGCAGGTAATCAGCACCCGGTACATTTACTGCCCTTAGGTATTGAAGAGTTACCTGCTTTGGATGCATTTGATACGGTGTTTTCTATGGGCGTACTCTATCACCGCCGCTCACCTATAGATCATCTACTACAATTACGGGACCAATTAAGAGTCGGTGGTGAACTGGTTCTTGAAACTCTGGTTATTGATGGCGATGAAAATGCGGTGCTTGTACCCGAAGATAGATATGGCAAAATGAACAACGTTTGGTTTTTACCTTCTGTTGCAGCCTTAATGCTATGGTTAAAGAAATGCGAGTTTACCGATATTCGTTGTGTTGACATTGATATCACCTCGCTAGCAGAACAACGCAGCACCCACTGGATGAAAAATGAATCTCTAGTCGACTATCTTGATCCTAATGATGTGAGCTTAACTATAGAAGGTTATCCTGCGCCCAAGAGGGCCATCATTATCGCAACAAAGAACCAACCGAATCTCGATTTAGTATAA
- the cmoA gene encoding carboxy-S-adenosyl-L-methionine synthase CmoA — MNPQQDTIYANATGQITDFQFDQRVAGVFNDMIRRSVPGYAQIINTIGDFANRFVTPRSNIYDLGSSLGSATLSIRRQIEGRECQIYAVDNSQSMIERCNENLAAYVSDIKVNLLCADIREIDIQNASMVVLNFTLQFLPIHDRDALIKRIYDGMLPGGILVISEKLFFEDNQIQQLLDEQHLDFKRANGYSELEISQKRSALENVMRPDSLNVHQKRLTENGFSHFSVWFQCFNFASMVAIK; from the coding sequence ATGAACCCTCAACAAGATACGATATACGCTAATGCAACAGGCCAAATTACTGATTTTCAATTTGATCAACGTGTCGCGGGTGTATTTAATGACATGATCCGCCGCTCGGTTCCTGGTTACGCACAAATTATCAATACCATTGGTGATTTTGCTAACCGATTTGTCACACCCAGAAGCAATATATACGATCTAGGCAGCTCGTTAGGCTCAGCAACGTTAAGTATTCGTCGCCAAATTGAAGGACGTGAGTGTCAAATTTATGCCGTAGATAACAGCCAGTCTATGATTGAGCGTTGTAATGAAAATCTGGCGGCTTATGTCAGCGACATAAAGGTTAACTTACTGTGTGCCGATATAAGAGAAATCGACATTCAAAATGCGTCGATGGTAGTGCTAAACTTTACCCTACAATTTTTGCCTATTCATGACAGAGATGCGCTAATTAAACGCATATATGACGGTATGTTACCTGGTGGGATTTTAGTCATTTCAGAAAAGTTATTTTTTGAAGATAATCAAATTCAACAGTTATTAGATGAACAGCATTTAGATTTTAAGCGTGCAAATGGGTATAGTGAGCTCGAAATAAGTCAAAAACGCAGTGCATTAGAAAACGTTATGCGTCCAGACAGCTTAAATGTGCACCAAAAACGCTTAACCGAAAACGGCTTCAGTCATTTCTCTGTCTGGTTTCAGTGTTTCAACTTTGCTTCAATGGTAGCGATTAAATGA
- a CDS encoding transporter substrate-binding domain-containing protein, with translation MKFIPWILAILLTWISLPAYAVHSDKAATLDQNLPLVIVMGEDTYPFEYLDETGTPAGIMVDLWREWSMITNTKVQFVSRHWQQSLDQLEQRQADVHIGMSKNNARLEKFDFAEPFTSVNTYLYVHKSLNSKKQISDLVPYQIGVVTGSSHEATLSAIEPKLSFKRYQNREQLLQAAVNGELFVFAGIEGYQRNLALEQDIAANFYSSSRILIKKINLLPAVIKGNQALITKINNGFELIPAKIIQQIERRWLGYHRQTSGVIIAMQNGVEPYADIGADGLPHGMLVDLWTLWSEKTGINIDFVPGDMNSSIDDVKRGVADVHIGYPESQDMRTGLKQAWHIISVKSRFFSSNLTINKIENIAMRIGVFPTAPYISDIKKAFPKAQLRFYDSLDSMVKAARNDEISGFVSSAAMTSHYLLANKLWAEFRQYTNIEFSTDMYALTRIDDRGLADRIQAGFNLISVEEQIHIERKWLINPDDRFFANSANKIKLTTQQKQYVSSLGAIKMGYLKNWAPMEFQGKNGEFLGVNADIKNLLVKQLNLTIIPVAYDDFGNMMSDLVKGEIHLVASMAKTAERENTLAFSLAYWPSPWAIITSLTQPPIFNISQVAGKRLAVVEGYHIVDQLRQQYPAINLVIVADTKQGMESVLNGTADMFVEQVATLATTLKGGQYPSLKMSLLAELTEQHSHIGLFPGVKNLVPLMDRVIATIDETEQQNMYQKWVSLDLNSDTLRYQRWLKLLVISLLVITLIAIVILMSNRRLNVEIQKRLKAEENLKFMANHDNVTALPNRSLLDDRLAQAILIHQRDKLKFALLFIDLDGFKAINDRHGHHVGDKLLQRIGVLLTKHVRESDTVARFGGDEFVVLLNHIEGKESARQVADNMLLAFKKPLLIDDVSVTISASIGIAVFPDDADSAALLLKKSDQLMYQAKKVGGHQHKMS, from the coding sequence TTGAAATTTATACCTTGGATATTGGCAATATTACTTACGTGGATATCGTTACCTGCGTATGCAGTACATTCAGACAAAGCCGCAACACTAGATCAAAACTTACCATTGGTTATCGTGATGGGAGAAGATACTTATCCATTTGAATATTTGGATGAAACGGGAACGCCTGCCGGTATCATGGTTGATTTATGGCGCGAATGGTCAATGATTACTAATACCAAAGTACAATTTGTGTCACGGCATTGGCAGCAGTCACTTGATCAACTTGAACAGCGACAGGCAGATGTCCATATTGGTATGTCTAAAAATAATGCACGCCTGGAAAAGTTTGATTTTGCCGAGCCATTCACCTCGGTAAATACCTACCTATATGTTCACAAATCTCTTAACAGTAAGAAGCAAATTAGTGACTTAGTGCCTTATCAAATAGGTGTTGTAACGGGCTCTTCCCATGAGGCGACGTTATCAGCGATAGAACCTAAGCTAAGCTTTAAACGATATCAAAATCGTGAACAATTACTGCAAGCGGCTGTTAATGGAGAGTTGTTTGTTTTTGCCGGCATTGAAGGCTATCAGCGTAACTTAGCACTAGAGCAAGATATTGCGGCAAACTTCTATAGTTCATCACGTATTTTGATCAAAAAAATCAATTTATTACCTGCCGTCATCAAAGGCAATCAGGCTCTTATTACCAAAATTAATAATGGTTTTGAGTTAATTCCTGCCAAGATAATCCAGCAGATAGAGCGTCGTTGGTTAGGTTATCATCGACAAACCTCAGGTGTGATTATTGCTATGCAAAATGGAGTAGAGCCTTATGCTGACATCGGTGCTGATGGCTTACCACATGGGATGTTAGTTGACTTATGGACACTATGGTCTGAGAAAACCGGTATCAATATTGATTTTGTTCCCGGCGATATGAACAGCTCTATTGATGATGTTAAGCGTGGCGTGGCAGATGTACATATTGGTTATCCTGAAAGCCAAGATATGCGAACAGGCTTAAAGCAAGCGTGGCATATTATTTCGGTAAAGAGTCGTTTTTTTAGTTCCAATTTAACAATTAATAAAATTGAAAATATTGCAATGCGAATTGGTGTCTTTCCAACAGCACCTTATATCAGCGATATAAAAAAAGCGTTTCCTAAGGCACAGCTGCGTTTTTATGATTCATTAGACAGTATGGTCAAAGCGGCTCGTAATGATGAAATTAGCGGGTTTGTTTCTTCTGCAGCAATGACATCACATTATTTACTGGCCAATAAATTATGGGCTGAGTTTCGTCAATATACCAATATTGAATTTTCTACGGATATGTATGCGTTAACCCGAATTGATGACCGAGGTTTAGCCGATCGGATTCAAGCGGGCTTTAATTTAATCTCTGTTGAAGAGCAAATCCACATCGAGCGCAAATGGTTAATTAATCCTGACGATCGTTTTTTTGCCAATTCTGCCAATAAAATAAAACTAACAACTCAACAGAAACAGTATGTTAGTAGCCTAGGTGCAATTAAGATGGGTTACCTTAAAAATTGGGCCCCGATGGAGTTTCAGGGTAAAAATGGTGAGTTTTTAGGGGTTAACGCCGACATTAAAAACTTACTGGTTAAGCAACTCAATTTAACCATTATCCCCGTGGCTTACGATGACTTTGGTAATATGATGAGTGACCTGGTTAAAGGAGAAATTCATTTAGTTGCTAGTATGGCTAAAACCGCTGAACGCGAAAATACATTAGCGTTTTCGTTAGCATATTGGCCGTCACCTTGGGCGATAATCACGTCGTTAACTCAACCGCCTATTTTTAATATCTCACAAGTTGCCGGTAAACGACTGGCTGTTGTAGAGGGCTATCATATTGTTGACCAACTGCGTCAACAATATCCAGCGATAAATTTAGTGATTGTTGCAGATACCAAGCAGGGGATGGAATCGGTACTAAATGGCACTGCAGATATGTTTGTTGAGCAGGTCGCTACTTTGGCGACGACCTTAAAAGGTGGCCAGTATCCAAGTTTAAAAATGTCGTTATTAGCTGAACTTACCGAGCAGCATAGCCATATTGGTTTATTTCCTGGAGTTAAAAATTTAGTTCCTTTAATGGATAGGGTGATTGCAACCATTGATGAAACAGAACAACAAAACATGTATCAAAAATGGGTATCGTTAGATCTGAATAGCGACACATTACGTTATCAACGCTGGCTGAAACTATTGGTTATTAGTTTGCTAGTTATCACTCTTATAGCCATAGTGATATTGATGTCCAATCGGCGTTTAAATGTCGAAATTCAAAAGAGACTTAAAGCAGAAGAAAACCTTAAGTTTATGGCCAATCATGACAATGTTACTGCACTACCAAATCGTAGCTTACTTGATGATAGATTAGCGCAAGCAATATTAATTCATCAGCGAGACAAATTAAAATTTGCACTGTTATTTATTGATTTAGATGGTTTTAAAGCGATAAATGATCGGCATGGCCATCATGTGGGAGATAAGTTACTACAACGTATAGGCGTGCTATTAACCAAACACGTTAGAGAGTCCGACACAGTTGCCCGATTTGGAGGCGATGAGTTTGTGGTACTGCTAAATCACATAGAAGGCAAGGAAAGTGCCCGTCAAGTAGCAGACAACATGTTATTGGCCTTTAAAAAACCATTATTAATCGATGATGTCAGCGTTACTATTTCGGCCAGTATCGGCATCGCTGTTTTTCCAGATGATGCCGACAGTGCTGCTTTATTATTGAAAAAATCAGATCAGTTAATGTATCAAGCTAAAAAAGTGGGTGGCCATCAACATAAAATGAGTTAG